GAGAAAGACGCAATACCTGAATTTAACGCTAAAACTGGCGGCGCCAGCGAGGTTGGCATTACCAACATGTCGGCGCTCACCTCGGGCCCCGGAATTAAATCCGCTGGCGAGATATTTGCGGTGGTCGCTGTTGCCGTGATTGTCATCGGCGGCATGGAGTTGCTGCTGGGCTTGTTGGAAGTGCCGCAATATGTGCTTCCCAAGCCAAGCGAGATCGCCGTGGCATTGGTCACCGATTTTCCGCTCATCGCCCCGCATCTTGGTCATACTCTGGTTGAGCTGTTCGGTGGCTTTGCCATCGGGGCTTCCGTCGGTCTGATCCTTGCTGCCGTGATCACCCAATTTCCGTTTGTCGAGAAAATTGTCACGCCTTACATCCTGCTGTTGGTGACGACGCCGATGCTGGCGCTGGTGCCGCTTCTGATCTTGCGCTTCGGCTTCGGCTACGAGCCGCGCATCATTGCCGTGGCGCTGGCTTCCGGGCCGATGGTGATGATCAACGCTGCGACCGGGTTTCGCCGTGTCGACCATGGCAAGATCGCGTTGGCCCGCTCCTATGGTGCCTCCACCCTGCAGATCTTCTGGAAGGTCCGTGCGCCGATGGCGCTGCCAATGATTTTCGTCGGCCTGATGGTCGGCTCGATCTTCGGTCTGCTGACTGCGGTCGGCGCTGAAATGGTCGGCGGCGGCTTTGGACTCGGCAACCGGCTGACGTCTTATTCATCGATGATCCAGATGCCGCAATTCTTCGCGGTGGTCTTGATCCTCTCGATCCTGGGCATCCTCATCTATGTGCTCTTTTTCCTTCTCGGGAAGAAGTACGCCAGTTGGGAAGCCTGACTGAGATCCTGTTGTCGGGAGGAACTGGCACCAGGAAATGACTATCCGAACGCTTCAACGTAAAAGGGGAATAGGTTATGAATAAGAACTTCTTGTCCGGCAGCATGGGCCGCCGCACTTTCCTTCAGGTCTCCGCCGCTGGCGTGGTCAGCGTCTCGGTGCTTGGCGCATCCGGCGCCCGCGCGGAGCCTTATTCCAAATTCACCTGGATTTCGCCGCGCGGCACGATCGAAGTGATTGACGATTATGCCTATCATGTCGCCAAGAAGATGGGCTATTTCGACGATCTCGGCGTTGAGGCTGACTTCCAGCCGGGTCCGTCCGACGGTACCGCGACCGTCAAGTTTGTTGATGTGGGTCAGGCCGATATCGGCTTCCCGTCGCCCGGCGTGTTTTCGTATGCGCTCGAAAACGGCATGAAACTCAAGTCAGCCTTCCACATGGGCGCGTTCGACACTTTCAGTCTCGCTTTCCGCAAGGGCGAAGGCACCAACGATCTCAAGACGCTGGAAGGCAAGACCATCCTTCTCGGCTCGGCTGCGTGGCAGTCGATTGTCGACCCGATGCTGGCCGTCCAGGGCGTTGATGTCAGCAAGGTCAAGTATGTCGAAGCCGGCTGGCCCACCTGGGCAACCGCGCTCAAGGCCGGCCAGGGCGA
This DNA window, taken from Hoeflea algicola, encodes the following:
- a CDS encoding ABC transporter permease, with translation MSEKDAIPEFNAKTGGASEVGITNMSALTSGPGIKSAGEIFAVVAVAVIVIGGMELLLGLLEVPQYVLPKPSEIAVALVTDFPLIAPHLGHTLVELFGGFAIGASVGLILAAVITQFPFVEKIVTPYILLLVTTPMLALVPLLILRFGFGYEPRIIAVALASGPMVMINAATGFRRVDHGKIALARSYGASTLQIFWKVRAPMALPMIFVGLMVGSIFGLLTAVGAEMVGGGFGLGNRLTSYSSMIQMPQFFAVVLILSILGILIYVLFFLLGKKYASWEA
- a CDS encoding ABC transporter substrate-binding protein — its product is MNKNFLSGSMGRRTFLQVSAAGVVSVSVLGASGARAEPYSKFTWISPRGTIEVIDDYAYHVAKKMGYFDDLGVEADFQPGPSDGTATVKFVDVGQADIGFPSPGVFSYALENGMKLKSAFHMGAFDTFSLAFRKGEGTNDLKTLEGKTILLGSAAWQSIVDPMLAVQGVDVSKVKYVEAGWPTWATALKAGQGDAALGWEGLRAEWIATGLDFEYWLGVQNSPLFANTFVVRAEDLEDPDKKAYLEKYLRGWAMGLEFAHLNPRAAVEIVFEQFPTVAGNLGPELGTTSILQQIAVFRGDMSKRAGWGDHNMEAWQTFFDQIHELGQITNPVKAEDVCTNELIPAANDFDKAKVQADADGYKLSDEFAAVDVENLKAHLYDQAVKG